Proteins encoded in a region of the Zunongwangia endophytica genome:
- a CDS encoding glycoside hydrolase family 28 protein: MFKKIQLFIFLLLPFFVFAQNEWINIAEERSQTKDSLITNIIQNAIDKASSKGGGTIYFPAGDYLTGAIRLKSNITLHLDAGALLRFSNDFDDYLPFVEMRWEGTVMKNFSPLIYAYEVENIAITGRGTIDGQGKKWWLEMYRFETAKEKPPRTKFQKMWVEQNQELETSDYYQRTMNLEFFRPPLIQAYRSENILIEGVTIQNSPFWTVNPAFCNNIRITGVTIKNPPSPNTDGINPTSCKNVHISDCHISVGDDCITIKSGRDADGRKWATPTENVTITNCTMLSGHGAVVIGSEMSGGIKKITISNCIFDGTDRGIRFKTARGRGGIVEDIRVSNIVMNNIQKEAIMMNMFYDHNKNIEPVTEQTPIFRNIHFSAITGNNIKTAGKLAGIEEMPIQNISFSDINLEAEEGFYVSVAKNVEFHDISVTTEIGSSFEILNSEDIILDNVQSQKPLEITAVIKAENVKNMLLTNTTMFQEFDFLLSVLGENNKNIFLQNNTIPNVEKTLQKAREVRTSSIIQK, from the coding sequence ATGTTTAAAAAAATCCAATTATTTATATTCTTATTATTACCCTTCTTTGTTTTTGCGCAGAATGAATGGATTAATATCGCTGAAGAAAGATCGCAGACTAAAGATTCATTGATTACAAATATCATCCAGAATGCTATAGATAAAGCATCTTCTAAAGGAGGAGGCACAATTTATTTTCCTGCAGGAGATTATCTTACCGGAGCTATTCGCTTAAAAAGCAATATTACGCTTCACCTAGATGCTGGTGCGTTATTAAGATTTTCAAACGATTTCGATGATTATTTACCTTTTGTTGAAATGCGATGGGAGGGAACGGTAATGAAAAACTTTTCTCCACTTATTTATGCCTATGAAGTAGAAAATATAGCAATTACCGGGCGTGGAACTATAGATGGGCAAGGAAAAAAATGGTGGCTAGAAATGTATCGTTTCGAAACGGCAAAAGAAAAACCTCCAAGAACCAAGTTTCAGAAAATGTGGGTAGAGCAAAATCAAGAATTAGAAACTTCAGATTATTATCAGCGAACCATGAACCTAGAATTTTTTCGACCGCCGCTTATTCAGGCTTATCGGTCTGAGAATATTTTGATTGAAGGTGTCACTATTCAGAATAGTCCATTTTGGACTGTTAATCCAGCATTTTGTAACAATATTCGTATTACTGGGGTAACTATTAAGAATCCACCTTCACCAAATACGGATGGTATAAATCCAACTTCCTGTAAAAATGTGCATATCTCAGATTGTCATATTAGCGTAGGTGATGATTGTATTACTATAAAATCTGGACGTGATGCCGACGGAAGAAAATGGGCAACTCCAACTGAAAATGTTACAATCACAAATTGTACAATGCTAAGTGGCCACGGTGCAGTGGTAATTGGCAGTGAAATGTCTGGTGGAATAAAAAAAATAACCATCTCTAACTGTATTTTCGATGGAACCGATCGCGGGATTAGATTTAAAACTGCTCGTGGACGGGGAGGCATTGTTGAAGATATACGTGTATCCAATATCGTAATGAATAATATTCAAAAAGAGGCAATTATGATGAACATGTTTTATGATCATAACAAAAATATTGAACCGGTTACAGAACAAACGCCTATATTTAGAAATATCCATTTTTCAGCAATCACCGGGAATAATATTAAAACCGCAGGTAAACTTGCCGGTATCGAAGAAATGCCAATTCAGAATATTTCATTTTCTGATATCAATCTAGAAGCAGAAGAAGGCTTTTATGTTTCTGTAGCGAAAAATGTAGAATTTCATGATATTTCTGTCACTACTGAAATTGGATCTTCTTTTGAAATTTTAAATTCAGAAGATATCATATTAGACAATGTTCAATCTCAAAAACCACTTGAAATTACTGCGGTGATAAAGGCTGAAAATGTGAAGAATATGCTATTAACTAATACAACTATGTTTCAAGAATTTGATTTTTTACTTTCTGTTTTAGGAGAAAATAATAAAAATATTTTTCTTCAAAATAACACAATACCTAATGTAGAAAAGACCCTTCAAAAAGCTAGAGAAGTTCGTACAAGTTCAATTATTCAAAAATAA
- a CDS encoding glycoside hydrolase family 140 protein: MLKLTHYKLYTFFSIFILLSSCKNSENKKTEIVENEKDSFGALSISENQRYFQKENGDPFFWLGDTGWLMFNKLDRDEIKLYIEDRKAKDFNVIQAMVLHTLEASNVYQDSALVNKNVAEPLLTEGAEVSDSLEYDFWDHVDYAVKTAEENNIYMALVPVWGGNIKNVNEDQARKYGKFLAERYKDYKNVIWLNGGDTFGNEYTNVWNALGESLDEYNPDKLITFHPRGRHDSSDWFHDATWLDFNMFQSGHRTYDQDDSERKYGEDNWKYVKTDYNLKPIKPTLDGEPSYEGIPYGLHDTLQPFWKDHEIRRYAYWSVFAGAAGFTYGHSAVMQMHRPEDKTGAYGNKKYWEVALNDPGAKQMQYLKKLMLNYSYFDRKPDSLIVLNSGERYNYLTATSGKDYAMVYTYNGKNIEIDAEKLSFDEFEAYWFDPRNGEKSIIQHKSSAKEDIFIFDPEGEQKEGNDWVLILEKKV; encoded by the coding sequence ATGTTGAAACTAACCCATTATAAGCTTTATACATTTTTTTCGATATTTATTTTGCTGTCTTCTTGCAAAAATTCGGAAAACAAAAAAACAGAGATTGTAGAAAATGAGAAAGATTCTTTCGGAGCTCTGTCTATTTCAGAGAATCAGCGTTACTTTCAAAAAGAGAATGGAGATCCTTTTTTTTGGCTCGGGGATACCGGTTGGCTTATGTTTAATAAGCTTGACCGTGACGAGATAAAGCTTTATATTGAAGATAGAAAAGCGAAAGATTTCAATGTAATACAAGCTATGGTATTACATACATTAGAAGCTTCTAATGTATATCAAGATAGTGCCTTGGTTAATAAGAATGTTGCCGAGCCTTTACTTACTGAAGGAGCTGAAGTCTCAGACTCTTTGGAATATGATTTTTGGGATCATGTAGATTATGCGGTGAAAACAGCAGAAGAGAATAATATTTATATGGCTTTGGTCCCTGTTTGGGGAGGAAACATTAAGAATGTAAACGAAGATCAGGCAAGGAAATATGGTAAATTTTTAGCGGAACGTTATAAAGATTATAAAAATGTTATTTGGTTGAATGGAGGAGACACTTTCGGTAATGAATATACCAACGTATGGAATGCGCTAGGGGAAAGCCTCGATGAATATAATCCAGATAAATTGATAACCTTTCATCCAAGAGGAAGACATGATTCTTCTGATTGGTTTCATGATGCGACCTGGTTAGATTTCAATATGTTTCAGTCGGGACATCGTACTTATGATCAGGATGATTCAGAAAGAAAGTACGGAGAGGATAATTGGAAATATGTAAAAACAGACTATAATTTAAAACCAATTAAACCTACTTTGGATGGAGAACCATCATATGAAGGAATTCCTTATGGACTTCATGATACCTTACAACCTTTTTGGAAAGATCACGAGATAAGACGTTATGCGTACTGGTCGGTTTTTGCAGGAGCAGCAGGCTTTACCTACGGTCATAGCGCAGTAATGCAAATGCACCGTCCTGAGGATAAAACTGGAGCCTATGGAAATAAAAAATATTGGGAGGTTGCTTTAAATGATCCAGGAGCAAAACAAATGCAGTATCTAAAAAAATTAATGCTTAATTATTCGTATTTTGATAGAAAACCGGATTCCTTAATAGTGTTGAATAGTGGAGAGCGTTATAATTATTTAACGGCAACTAGTGGTAAGGATTATGCTATGGTTTATACATACAATGGGAAAAATATCGAAATCGATGCTGAAAAATTAAGTTTTGATGAGTTTGAAGCTTACTGGTTTGATCCTCGTAATGGAGAAAAATCAATAATTCAGCATAAATCAAGCGCAAAAGAAGATATATTTATTTTTGATCCTGAAGGAGAGCAGAAAGAAGGAAATGATTGGGTATTGATACTTGAAAAAAAAGTCTAA
- a CDS encoding DUF6298 domain-containing protein has product MKAIQSLLIFSLFLAGLSLYSQDNYPDIDKDENGGITYVKDKLGNQIPDFSFAGYKMSSEVIPNISGKVTIPSMKGDATQLIQQAIDYVSNLKPDKNGFRGAVVLEKGTFQLDGTIYIKKSGIVLRGSGNSKNGTVLLGTGVKREAMLRILGEKDYKITDSLKLLSDFIPLGSNKTQLSANLKKGDNIFIRLKLNQPFIDTLGMNNFGAETGWIGWKPEDWNISWDRSITKVEGNNVQLSAPLTMSMNSEKDEIDILKYKWPGRIEQVGIENLKIESKFDQSNLKDEQHRWLGISIENARNSWVRRVNFENLAGGAVHILKTGSKITVEDCISENPVSEIAAFRRHTFYTEGQQTLFQRCYSEYGYHDFSVGGYGTTGPNAFVQCEAYLPFSFSGAIGSWATGILFDVVNIDGDALSFANQGQLARGSGWTAANSVIWESSASMMEVPSPPTAQNWAFGVWGQYSGNGHWKEANSHISPRSLFYAQLNKRATTSEIDPDILQIGTEPSSSPTLESAELLTREADSERVALKEWISSVDHRKTLKFDNSRAISFQSLKLPKLKNSEKNKTKIVIANGMLTYNGKLLTGKHMPVMWWRGSLRDDDVRKSTPHVTRFAPGKQGLGLTDDLKETIEWLKQKNIVALDHNYGLWYDRRMDDHQRIRRYDTDTWPPFYEQPFARSGKGIAWDHLSKYDLTKYNNWYWSRLHRFAELAEQEGQMLFHQQYFQHNILEAGAHWSSSPWRSANNINETGFPEPPPYAGDKRIFMARQFYDVTNEPRRKLHKSYIEKSLENFKNESSTIQFTSAEYTGPLHFTQFWVDVIREWEKSNQNLAFIGLSATKDVQDAILQNSERAAIIDVIDIKYWYYREDGKVYAPEGGKNLAPRQHARKMNTGKETNRSVYRSVREYRDKFPEKAVLYNTNAAARFGWAQLMATASLPSIPRVDLESFYKEVPKMKFAENQDYESDIWTLQNIGKAYLFYLNENRSLSVDLSDFFGEFQMYTIDPETGETTKKETLKAGSEVTIKPANNEHLFYVVKI; this is encoded by the coding sequence ATGAAAGCAATTCAGAGTTTATTAATTTTCTCGTTGTTCTTAGCTGGATTATCTCTATATAGTCAAGATAATTATCCGGATATAGATAAAGATGAGAATGGTGGAATAACTTATGTAAAAGATAAATTGGGAAATCAAATCCCAGATTTTTCTTTTGCTGGTTACAAAATGTCATCAGAAGTTATTCCTAATATTTCCGGAAAGGTAACTATTCCATCAATGAAAGGTGACGCGACTCAATTGATTCAGCAGGCTATCGATTATGTTTCCAATTTAAAACCCGATAAAAATGGATTTAGAGGAGCTGTTGTTCTGGAAAAAGGAACTTTTCAATTAGATGGGACTATTTATATAAAAAAATCGGGGATAGTTCTTCGTGGTTCTGGTAATTCTAAAAATGGAACAGTCCTTTTGGGAACAGGAGTTAAAAGAGAAGCAATGCTTCGTATCTTGGGAGAAAAAGATTACAAGATAACCGATAGTTTAAAACTTTTATCAGATTTTATTCCATTAGGTTCAAATAAAACTCAATTAAGCGCTAATCTTAAAAAAGGAGATAATATTTTTATTAGGTTGAAGTTGAATCAGCCATTTATAGATACTCTTGGAATGAACAATTTTGGTGCGGAAACGGGGTGGATAGGATGGAAACCTGAAGATTGGAATATCAGCTGGGACCGTAGTATAACTAAAGTCGAAGGCAACAATGTTCAATTAAGCGCTCCCTTGACTATGAGTATGAATTCTGAAAAGGATGAAATTGATATTTTAAAATATAAATGGCCCGGTAGAATTGAGCAAGTAGGGATTGAAAACCTCAAAATTGAATCTAAATTTGATCAGAGCAATCTAAAAGACGAACAACATCGTTGGCTAGGTATTTCTATTGAAAACGCTAGAAATAGTTGGGTACGAAGAGTGAATTTTGAAAATCTAGCTGGAGGAGCTGTTCATATCTTAAAAACTGGTAGCAAGATTACCGTAGAAGATTGTATTTCAGAAAATCCAGTTTCTGAAATTGCAGCTTTTAGAAGGCATACTTTTTATACGGAAGGTCAACAAACGCTATTTCAAAGATGTTATTCGGAATATGGATATCATGACTTTTCAGTTGGAGGTTATGGTACTACAGGGCCTAATGCATTTGTACAATGTGAAGCATATTTACCTTTTAGCTTTAGCGGAGCTATAGGAAGTTGGGCTACGGGTATTTTATTTGATGTAGTGAATATAGATGGTGATGCGCTCAGCTTTGCAAATCAGGGACAATTAGCTAGAGGTTCGGGTTGGACCGCAGCAAATTCTGTAATCTGGGAAAGTTCTGCATCTATGATGGAAGTACCAAGTCCTCCTACAGCTCAAAACTGGGCATTTGGAGTATGGGGACAATATTCAGGAAATGGGCACTGGAAAGAAGCAAATAGTCATATTTCACCCAGAAGTTTGTTTTATGCACAGCTCAATAAGAGAGCAACGACTTCGGAAATTGATCCGGATATTTTACAAATAGGAACTGAGCCTTCTTCGAGTCCAACGCTAGAATCTGCAGAACTATTAACCCGAGAAGCAGATAGCGAAAGGGTGGCATTAAAAGAATGGATCTCTAGTGTGGATCATCGAAAAACACTTAAGTTTGATAATTCTCGGGCAATTAGTTTTCAGAGTTTGAAGCTACCTAAACTGAAAAATTCAGAAAAAAACAAAACTAAAATCGTTATAGCTAATGGAATGCTTACTTATAACGGTAAGCTCCTTACAGGTAAACATATGCCGGTTATGTGGTGGCGTGGTAGTTTACGTGATGACGATGTTAGGAAATCCACACCGCATGTCACCCGTTTTGCTCCCGGTAAACAAGGTCTTGGTTTAACCGATGATCTTAAAGAAACAATCGAGTGGCTAAAGCAAAAAAATATAGTAGCTCTGGATCATAATTATGGACTATGGTATGATCGCCGCATGGACGATCATCAGCGTATTCGTCGCTATGATACAGACACTTGGCCACCATTTTACGAACAGCCATTTGCACGTAGTGGTAAAGGAATAGCCTGGGATCATTTGAGTAAATATGATTTGACAAAGTATAACAATTGGTATTGGTCACGATTACATCGGTTTGCTGAATTAGCAGAGCAGGAAGGACAAATGCTATTCCATCAACAATATTTTCAGCATAATATTTTGGAAGCTGGTGCACACTGGTCTAGTTCTCCGTGGAGATCTGCCAATAATATCAATGAAACCGGTTTTCCGGAGCCACCACCTTACGCAGGTGACAAACGGATTTTTATGGCTCGACAGTTTTATGATGTAACTAACGAACCACGAAGGAAATTACATAAATCTTATATAGAGAAATCTCTAGAGAATTTTAAAAATGAAAGCAGCACTATTCAGTTTACCAGCGCTGAATATACGGGACCGTTACATTTTACCCAATTTTGGGTAGATGTTATTAGAGAATGGGAAAAAAGTAATCAGAATTTGGCCTTTATTGGTTTGAGTGCCACAAAAGACGTGCAGGATGCTATTCTTCAAAACAGCGAGCGAGCAGCAATAATCGATGTTATTGATATAAAATATTGGTACTACAGGGAAGATGGTAAAGTTTACGCTCCAGAAGGTGGTAAGAATCTAGCACCAAGACAACATGCACGCAAAATGAATACCGGTAAAGAAACAAATAGGTCTGTATATCGTTCTGTTAGAGAATATAGAGATAAATTTCCTGAAAAAGCAGTACTATATAATACAAATGCAGCAGCTCGTTTCGGTTGGGCTCAATTAATGGCGACTGCTTCTTTACCCAGTATTCCAAGAGTAGATTTGGAATCGTTTTATAAAGAAGTTCCAAAAATGAAGTTTGCCGAAAATCAAGATTATGAAAGTGATATTTGGACGCTACAAAATATAGGCAAGGCATATTTATTCTACTTGAATGAAAATCGATCACTTTCCGTAGATCTGTCCGATTTCTTTGGTGAATTCCAAATGTATACTATAGACCCAGAAACGGGAGAAACTACAAAAAAAGAAACCTTAAAAGCCGGTTCAGAAGTGACAATCAAACCAGCGAATAATGAACATTTATTTTACGTCGTTAAAATTTAA
- a CDS encoding polysaccharide lyase has translation MTFKISNFIIFFITVIFNSFICVAQYPEIPKALQNATDKIMNEEEERLQELWDTKVCNIVREQAKEDRPYIPWGSHPDDFVKADIPAFPGAEGGGAFTPGGRGGKVFVITSLKDSGPGTLREACEAGGARVLVFNVSGIIRLEKPISIRAPYVTIAGQTAPGDGICVAGETFAIDTHDVIVRHMRFRRGATDVTRRDDALGGDPMGNIIIDHCSVSWGLDENMSMYRNMFKPNENSDRQKLPASNITIQNTISSEGLDTYNHAFGSTIGGLNSSFIRNLWANNISRNPSVGMYGSFNFINNVIFNWWNRSVDGGDYRSRFNIINNYFKPGPITPKDKPISYRILKPESGYLDPKTYGRAYVSGNFVVGHPEVSKDNWNGGVQLEDQSEYEKQDHLDYIKQDKMFSMQQIKIMSAEDAYQFVLDNVGATLPKRDPVDNRVIEQVRTGKIEYKEGLENNIGSEYINRRLPADSYKKGIITSPKQVGGYPEYKGKPYKDSDNDGIPDAWEIKYGLNPNDPSDANQDINGDGYSNIEKYFNGMDPTEIIDWKNLENNRNTLTKPLVQN, from the coding sequence ATGACTTTTAAAATATCCAATTTTATCATATTTTTCATAACAGTTATTTTCAATTCTTTTATTTGTGTAGCGCAGTATCCAGAAATTCCAAAGGCATTGCAAAATGCAACTGATAAAATAATGAATGAGGAAGAAGAACGTTTACAAGAATTATGGGATACTAAAGTTTGTAATATTGTAAGAGAACAGGCGAAAGAAGATAGACCTTATATACCATGGGGATCACATCCAGACGATTTTGTAAAAGCTGATATTCCTGCTTTTCCTGGAGCAGAAGGAGGCGGTGCCTTTACACCTGGCGGCCGAGGAGGAAAAGTTTTTGTTATTACTAGTTTAAAAGATAGTGGTCCAGGAACATTAAGAGAGGCCTGTGAAGCTGGAGGAGCTCGAGTTTTAGTATTTAATGTTTCAGGAATAATTCGTCTTGAAAAACCTATTAGTATTCGAGCCCCTTATGTTACTATAGCTGGACAAACAGCACCCGGCGATGGAATTTGTGTAGCGGGAGAAACTTTTGCAATAGATACCCACGATGTTATTGTAAGACATATGCGTTTTAGAAGAGGAGCTACCGATGTCACCAGAAGAGATGATGCTTTGGGAGGAGATCCTATGGGGAATATTATTATAGATCATTGTTCTGTAAGTTGGGGGTTAGATGAAAACATGTCAATGTACCGAAACATGTTTAAGCCTAACGAAAATTCTGATCGACAAAAGCTACCTGCTTCAAATATCACTATTCAAAATACAATATCTTCAGAAGGATTGGATACCTACAATCATGCTTTCGGTAGTACTATCGGAGGATTAAATAGTAGTTTTATTAGAAATCTTTGGGCTAATAATATATCTAGAAATCCTTCTGTAGGAATGTATGGTAGTTTCAATTTTATAAATAATGTTATTTTTAATTGGTGGAATAGGTCAGTTGATGGAGGAGATTATAGATCACGATTTAATATTATCAACAATTATTTTAAACCGGGACCAATAACACCAAAAGATAAACCAATAAGTTATAGAATTTTAAAACCAGAGTCTGGTTATCTAGATCCAAAAACATATGGTAGAGCGTATGTATCAGGAAATTTTGTGGTTGGTCATCCAGAAGTGTCTAAGGATAATTGGAACGGTGGCGTTCAATTAGAAGATCAAAGCGAATATGAAAAACAAGATCATTTAGACTATATTAAACAAGACAAAATGTTTTCAATGCAGCAAATTAAAATTATGTCTGCGGAAGATGCCTATCAATTCGTACTCGATAATGTTGGCGCAACTTTACCAAAAAGAGATCCAGTAGATAATAGGGTTATCGAACAAGTAAGAACTGGTAAGATAGAATATAAAGAAGGTTTGGAGAATAATATAGGCTCAGAATATATAAATAGAAGATTACCTGCAGATTCTTATAAAAAAGGTATTATAACTAGTCCTAAACAAGTTGGTGGGTATCCTGAATATAAAGGGAAACCTTACAAAGATTCTGATAATGATGGCATACCGGATGCTTGGGAAATTAAGTATGGTTTAAATCCTAACGATCCTTCTGATGCAAATCAAGATATAAATGGTGATGGATATTCAAATATTGAAAAATATTTTAATGGTATGGATCCTACAGAAATTATAGATTGGAAAAACTTAGAAAATAATCGCAACACACTTACCAAACCGTTAGTCCAGAATTAA
- a CDS encoding DUF3826 domain-containing protein, giving the protein MKMKKMFFLLIGMLSFFMMEAQVGFDPDYVKVTNKRAEKIVDNIKISNQEKSLNVRNLIAEQYRSLSQVHEKRDEDVEKIQKRFPKEDYPQKYEEKVDEIREKSEGEIARLHNSFLKDLAKQLDKNQIEKVKDGMTYSVVPKTYLAFQEMLPQLIEEEKAFILKNLKEAREKAMDAGSSHKKHWWFGKYKGKINNYLSSRGYDLAKEGEDWKKRREEKEKKLAESEPPHPPRLPEEVIPAFPGAWGAGMFTSGGRGGKVIAVTNLNDKGSGSLREALETKGARIIIFRVAGTIEIDGDLNLDNPDVTIAGQSAPGDGICIAGTLNINTHNVILRHLRVRRGIASGGQGDDNIGGNPSHHIIIDHCSTSWGMDENISLYRHMRPSMDETTQIKDPSKHITVQWTISSEALNAKGHAFGGTWGGNPSTFHHNLFASNTARNPSIGMSGEFDFRYNVVFNWGHRSIDGGDETSMINLINNYFKPGPATEDNIRSIFARIEERHMYSPGSAWAEGDWYKESPDRPGKWYVAGNIMHNNTEVTNNNWAGMRGQSPEMANVDELKTLARVNTPFVGWPVAPHQAADDAFDAVLEKVGATLPRRDAVDARVIETVRTGQTTTKTGIVNNVSEVGGYPKLTYNKKDIPVDSDGDGMPDQWEIKYGLDPNNSGDASQDLDGDGYTNIEEYLNGTDPTENIDYRNLGNNVDKKS; this is encoded by the coding sequence ATGAAGATGAAGAAAATGTTCTTTTTGCTTATAGGAATGCTTTCATTTTTCATGATGGAGGCCCAGGTTGGTTTTGATCCTGACTATGTAAAAGTTACAAACAAGCGAGCAGAGAAAATTGTAGATAATATTAAAATTAGTAATCAAGAAAAAAGCTTGAATGTTCGGAATTTAATAGCAGAGCAATATAGAAGCCTAAGTCAAGTTCATGAAAAGAGAGATGAAGATGTTGAAAAAATTCAGAAGAGATTTCCAAAAGAAGATTATCCCCAAAAATACGAGGAAAAAGTAGATGAAATTAGAGAGAAATCAGAAGGTGAAATCGCTAGATTACACAATTCTTTTTTGAAAGATTTAGCGAAGCAATTAGATAAAAATCAAATAGAAAAAGTAAAGGATGGGATGACTTATAGTGTTGTTCCAAAAACATACTTAGCTTTTCAAGAAATGCTTCCGCAATTAATAGAAGAAGAAAAAGCTTTTATTCTTAAAAATTTAAAAGAAGCTAGAGAGAAAGCTATGGATGCTGGGTCTTCTCATAAAAAGCATTGGTGGTTTGGAAAATATAAAGGAAAAATAAATAATTACCTTTCCTCTAGAGGATACGATCTTGCTAAAGAAGGTGAAGATTGGAAAAAGAGAAGAGAAGAGAAAGAAAAAAAACTTGCTGAAAGTGAACCACCGCATCCACCTCGTTTACCCGAAGAAGTAATACCAGCTTTTCCAGGAGCTTGGGGAGCAGGAATGTTTACAAGTGGAGGACGTGGAGGAAAAGTAATTGCAGTTACAAACTTAAATGATAAAGGTTCTGGTAGTTTACGTGAAGCACTAGAAACAAAAGGGGCTCGAATTATAATTTTTCGTGTAGCTGGTACCATCGAAATCGATGGGGATCTAAATTTAGATAATCCGGATGTAACTATTGCAGGTCAATCTGCTCCCGGAGACGGTATATGCATAGCCGGAACTCTTAATATAAATACTCACAATGTAATATTAAGACATTTGAGAGTTAGAAGAGGTATAGCATCTGGAGGCCAGGGCGATGACAATATTGGAGGTAACCCAAGTCATCACATAATTATAGATCATTGTTCCACAAGTTGGGGAATGGACGAAAATATATCTTTGTACAGACATATGAGACCATCCATGGATGAAACTACGCAAATAAAGGATCCATCTAAACATATCACTGTACAATGGACAATTTCGAGTGAGGCCTTAAACGCTAAAGGACATGCTTTTGGAGGTACTTGGGGAGGTAATCCATCTACATTTCATCATAATCTTTTCGCCAGCAATACGGCGAGAAATCCTTCAATTGGAATGTCGGGTGAATTTGACTTTCGATATAATGTTGTTTTTAATTGGGGACACCGATCTATCGACGGGGGAGATGAAACATCTATGATCAACCTAATAAATAACTATTTTAAACCAGGGCCAGCTACTGAAGACAATATTCGATCAATTTTTGCACGTATTGAAGAGCGTCATATGTACTCCCCTGGAAGTGCCTGGGCTGAAGGTGATTGGTATAAAGAATCTCCAGATCGTCCTGGAAAGTGGTATGTTGCAGGTAATATAATGCATAATAATACAGAAGTTACTAATAATAATTGGGCAGGTATGCGAGGTCAAAGTCCAGAAATGGCGAATGTAGATGAACTTAAAACATTGGCTAGAGTTAATACACCTTTCGTAGGTTGGCCAGTTGCTCCGCACCAAGCAGCAGATGATGCATTCGATGCTGTTTTAGAAAAGGTAGGAGCCACACTACCTCGACGTGACGCTGTCGATGCTCGCGTAATAGAAACAGTTCGCACAGGACAAACAACAACTAAAACAGGTATAGTAAATAATGTGTCTGAAGTTGGAGGATATCCGAAACTTACTTATAATAAAAAAGATATTCCTGTTGACAGCGACGGTGACGGTATGCCAGATCAATGGGAGATAAAATATGGTCTTGATCCTAATAATTCTGGAGATGCAAGCCAGGATCTTGATGGTGATGGATATACTAATATTGAAGAGTACTTAAATGGCACAGATCCAACTGAAAACATAGATTATCGAAATTTAGGTAATAATGTAGACAAGAAAAGTTGA